CGACATGACGTCGATCGTGAAACGAAATGGATCAGATCAGCTCCCTGCGTGACCATTTCCGGTGTTCACCCTGGCCTGCTGCCATCGTTTCAGGCCAGTTTCGCAGATCATCGCCAGTCATGGTCGTGCTTTTGCTGGTCCTCCTGCCGATGCTGATCTTTCCATCGCCATGGGAGCAACCAAGCCGGGAGACAGTCCTCTCACGATGCGAGATTGCCGTTCGCATGAAGACGAGAAGGGATGTTGTCGCCATGCGTGCAGAGGAGGAAACCTCCTGAACTACATAGCTTGGCACTGCCGGCTCCACATGCTCCAGGATGGGGTGCGAGTCCTCCGGCCGATCCTGCAACTTTATCCGTCGCTCCTCTCTCGCAAGCGGCGCACTCACAGGTGAAAGCTTATTCGCGGTGCGAGCAAGAGGCGGCCAGTGAGGTGCTGGCCAGCAGTCATCATGTCTCCGAACGAACAACCCCCCAAGAGCGAGTCGCCCACATCTCGTACGTGAACAGACACGGCTTCCTCCTCGGTCATGCCCGATCAGTAGGATTgcggtgatgatgttgaTCCCATGGCCTCGAGCTCACCTCACAACGTGCGATCATCAGTGCTCGCCAACAATGCCAAACTACGATTGCCCGCCACCACCGACCCGCCCAGCGACACGAACCCAGCAGTGCAGAAAACATGGCTGATCTTTGGTGCGACGGGGCATATTGGACGGAGTTTGGTCAAGAGCGCGTTGAGCCATGGAGACAAGGTAACGGCTGTGGGGAGGACGGGTGAGAATAGCatgcagcagatgcaagGCTGGCATGAGCAATGCTTGGGCCTGCTATGCGATGTGCGTGTGAGATCAACAGTGGACGAAGTCATCCGAAAGAGCATCGAGCACTGGGGCGTCATCGACATCATTGTGAAGTATGCTTCTCACGATGAAGGCATGTCTCTTCTGCATGCTGACGAGTGACAAAGCTGCACAGGATACGGAGTAATCGGCGCCTgcgaagaccaagacgaCTTCGATCTGCGATCCCAATTTGAAACGAACTTTCTGGGCACATTAAACATCATACAGCTCTCTTTGCCGCATCTACGAGAGCAGGCTGCGAAACGACAAGACGAGGAGAATGCCGGTCGATACATTATCTTCTCCTCAACCTCCGGAGCTCTCGGAGTGCCGGGTCTTGGACCGTATTGCGCGACCAAGTATGCCACGGAAGGTTTGATTGAGAGCATGCTGTATGAGATTGATGCGTTTGGCATCAAAGCTAGTCTGGTAGAACCGGGACACATGCGCATCGATGAGCCCACCGGCCTGGATGACAAAGCTGCAGATGAAGGATTGACGATCAAGAAGTACGGCCACTTCTTGGTGAAAACGCCATCAGCCCCATACAACACGCCTACTGCACCTGCCGGACATGCGCGACGCATTGTGCAGTGGCTCTCTGACCGGCAACCGACGAGCGCTGTGAAGTCATCTGAGCTAGTGTGGCAGCTGGGTCATTGCAAGTATCCTCCGTTACGCTTACTGCTCGGCACCTATGCCGTCGAGAGTGTACGGGATCGACTGAGAAGTGTCATTGAGGAAATTGAAGATTGGAAGCATCTACACTTCCCAAGCGCTGAGGAAGAGGCGAAAGGCAAGAATGGGAAGGAGGACGACAAgacggaggagaaggatgagCAGGCCAAGGATGACGATGCGATGGACATTGCTGAAGACGGAgccgagaaggacgaggaggatgaatCGTGATACTGAGGTTGCGATATCTACTTGATGCACAGTGGTGCCTGAGGCAGTCGTCCGTTCTTGGCATTCACTCGCGTGCCTTACACGTAGATTCTCGTACCTCCGTAGTTCGTTCCTTAATCAACATTGCAGTCACTATATCTCGTGTTATCTACGACTCCAAGAAATATTCAAGGCATTCCATGTCCAAGCAAGACTCATCACTGTCAGCTCTCCTTGCATGGTCTTCTCAACGAgctgtttcttcttctcaagcTTTCGTCTGCGACAATGCACATGTAGTGGCTATGGAATCAGCATACGCCAGCAGTCTTAACACAAGCAACAAGTCGTTTTGCTATGCTGTGCTGCGCTATGCTATCTTGTTATCGACGCACAGACCATGCACTAGCGCACACGCTATCAGTGAGTGGGGAGCTCAGCTCCAACGCAAGGGCTCAAGGCGTCAGCGCGTGAAACACAACACCGCCGCGACTGTCTCTCTGTCAACCAGCACCAGTCTTCAATTCTCTCTTCATCAAACATGGGCGGGAAAGATGATGATAGAAAAGACGCGGATGCGTGGAGCGATAAAGAATGGTTCAATAGCTGGAAAGCACAGCACGACCAACTGCTCAGCGAACTCGAAACCGAGAGCAAGCGCTTACAGCAAGACGTTTCGCGcgaaagcagcagcggtgCTGCTGGACCATTTTCTGCTTTCAAAAGATTCATTGACGACGGTTTCAGTTCCCTTTCGAGTGCTTTACAGGACTTACCTTCTACGACTGCCGAACTGAAGTCGAGGATGCAGCGAGAACAGGAACGGTGGCGAGCTGAAGAGCAGGATATCTCGGAGAGATGGACAGGGAGCACGGATTCGCCGGATCATATACAGATGGTGGCGTCTAGGAGTTCGGATCGTGAAAAGGAGGAGGTACGAGAATCGATGTTGGAATTGCTGGATACTGCGAATGAGCGGAATGCGCATATTCCACCCGCGAAGCTTGAAGCGCTATACCGTGACCAAGGTCTCGATATGGGCATTCTTGATCTTCTAGGCGACTTGTCGAATGTGTCGCTGGGCTCTTATCGCTGGTTGTCGGTGGACTGGTTCAAGCGCGATCCATATTCACCAATGAGGCTCGAAAGCCATCATGCGCTCGGAGAATATGGTGCAAAGTGGCGAGCTGCGTTTGAGGATCTCCTCGATGCTTCTTTGGACAAACCCATGGGGTCGATCGAAAGAGTAGGCATGCGTGAGCCCTTTGGGAGACATCCGCAGTCCACATACTACGGGCCTGGCTTAGACTGGATGCTCAGCTTACAGTGTCGCGGAATTTTGCCTATGCAACTCCCTCGGACATACTCAATACCTGGAATGGCTCCCGAGCTGAAAGGGTCGCGATGGACTGGAATCCTTCGCCATGAAGCTGCGTCGACAGAGAATGGGAGAACTGCAAATCCGACCATCTCAGCTGATCTTAGAGACTTGCTATCCGCTGTCGGCACAAAGGCGGCGCCAGATACTGGAGCTGACCCTTTGCCTGTGCGCATTCCTCCTGAAACAGAGCAGGACCTCTACGACTCAGAATATTTGTTCCCTGGTGTCAGTTCGAGCAGTGAAGACCACGCGATGGACGTTGCAAAACAATCCTCAGTCGAGGCCGATGGTACAGCACGAGGTCAAGACAAATCCTTCCGAGAGGCATTGATACGGCGTGGCTACGAGCTTGCGGGAGATGAATTCGAAGACTTCGCTTCAAGCTTGCCAGGAATGGATCAGCTACTCGAGAGGGTGCTCCGCCTACAACAGGAATGGGACAGCATAGAGGAGTCCACTGGTTCCGGCAAAGCCTCGCTCAAAGACCATCTCGAAGGAACAAGATCTGCAGTAGTGGAACGAGAACAACAGGGAGTTTCCCTACCCAGTCACGAGCAGCAACACACTGAACCTCAAGCAAGACGACCGGATGTTTTGTCAGCCTTGACAACGACTCATACAACTCGACTTCCGGATGGAACAGTCACGATCAAAGTTGTGCTCAAGCAGCGATTCGCTGATGGCAGAGAGGAGACAACGGAAAGTATGCACACACGAAATGAGGGCACGAACAAGTCGCAGGACGAGACGTCATCCCAGGAGAAGCCCGAGAAGAAAGGCTGGTTCTGGACATGAGCCATGATTAATTGTTCACGGATCTGTACAGTCATATACACTATATACCCACTCTCATGCGTAACTCAGCTCAGTTCAATCTAGATATGCTCTCCCGGCCTAGCCGACTCACAACATCAGCACATGCTTCTCGGATGGGAATTACAAGTCCAATACATACATACATACATCCTCTATCAATTAATCGCCTCCATCCCAAACAAATCCTTCAACCCATATCCCTTCCACACTCTACTGCCCCGGGCACTTCAAATCCCAAATCGGATCCCCCAAACCCGGCTTCACAACACTAAACGAAATCTCCTCGGGATTCTGCTTCGAATCATCCAACGTGAACCACCACGTATCGACCGGCTCCGCAAATAACGCACAACCAACTTCATCCCAGAAACGCTTCGCATTATCAACATTCGCCTTCGCGAGACCGAAATCCGGTCCTGCAACTGGCCACCCTGTCTCCGTGACTAAAACTTTCTTCCCTTGCGAGACATTCTTGGTCGTATTATAAGATTGGAAAAAGAGCTCTTTAGCTTGATCAATAGAATTGGGGACTTCTTTCTGGTAGTAAGGATAGCTGTCCATTCCGATCCAGTCACATGCTGTTGTGACGGGGTAATTTGTCTCATTGACCCAGGCAGTCCAGGTATCCACGTGGCCGATCTTGGATTTCAGATTATCGTGGCCGTTGAGTTTGTCGCGGGTTTGTTGGATGTATTTGACCAGGTCGTCGGGAGAGGCGCCGATGCCGGCTTTGTTGGCTATGCCGGTGGGGGTTATGCGGTAGAGGTCTTCGGAGCCGACGGAGATGCCGtcgatgaggtcgatgaAGGGTTGGCCTGGAGGAGGGATGAAGTAAGCAGGAATTCATGGAAGAGCAGGTTTAGTAATCAAGGATGGGTGTCATCTTGGATACACCGCCCTTGAATACACAAGAAAGACAAGACAAGAAGTCATGAGCTGGGGAGCATCTCACCAAACTGTTCCAAAGCCCTCCTCAGCGCCTCCAATTCCTGGTTGAAAGCGTCCTGGCCCGCACTCGCCCACAGTCCCAATAGAAGACTCGTGTTTGTGGCAATTGCTGCGGGAATAGCACTGCTGGGGTCATTGGCCGTGTTCGCTTGAATCATGGTAAAGAGACGAGCAGAAGTGAAAGGTGCTGTTCCTGGCAAAGTCTTCGCTCTGTTGAACTCGGCCTCAAAGTCTTGCTGTGCTCTGGGGCCACTGGGTCCGTTTGCGCCATAGTTGAAGCCGCGTTTGCCTTGGGCGAGGACTTGCGCCGCGAGGGCGGCggagagaaggaggaagcgCATTGTGATGAAGGTGCTTAGCGAATGGATGGGTTAGTGAGCCCAATGAGATTCAACGAGAGTGCAAATTGTCCCGCTCCTTCCTTCCTCGCTGAAGTGAACACTTTCTGTCGTCGGAATGAACGAAGTGAGTCGGTGTCCAGAACGTGAAATTGTGAGCCCCCGGCTCGGTGGCCGGATGATGACGGGCAAGGGTGTTGGTGTCAGGCATGCCTGTCTGGTCAAAGTATAAAGGGTAAGCATGAGCCGCTCCGAAAAAGTCGTGCCACGCGTCGAGAGTTGCGTGTTGACTGACTACTTTTAGATTCGCCGCCTTGAATACTTGATCGTTCGACGTGGCAATGCCATGGTGGAGCTGCGAGCATCGATTGTCAAACATGCCTGAACGTGCTCTTCATCCGCGGACTTGACGCCGTCAAGACATGCCGTTGCTACAAATCATGGCCAGTGGCAGAAGTGTCTCGTTCGTGGAAGTCGCTGTGGGTAGGCAGGTATCGTAAGCCTTTGTTAATGCAAAGCACCTTCTTTGAGCAGTTTGTTTCACTGCAGTCGATTGTCAGAGACAGTTTTACCAGCTCGTCATGGCAAACAGGAATAAGACCAAACAGCCGAAATGGCATTGCACAATTCTTGACCTTCCAGATAGATCTCGGTCCACTCACCACCAGAacatctcttctcctcggaTCAAGCATGACCATACCGAAGAACACGAACGAGCAGGCGCTAACCTTCGCCAAGACCGTAGCTCACCTTGCGCGAGTGAACAGCGCAATCCACAGACATACGCAGAATGGTCCAGCAGATGAAGCGATCTCCACACTTGAAGCTGAGATGTACGACACGGACTCGATGCTCGCCACCGCAGAAGACGACCTGCGACTTGGTAGCCTACTTTTTACAGCGATTGACAGTGTCAGCTTGGAAGACGAGCAGATCCAACAAACCAGCAAATGTCCAACAGCATCAAGAGTTGCTGGACAAGCAACTCGAGGCATAGCTAAGAAGCCTCGTCATATCAGAGGACAAGTAGATGGTGGCAATGAGCTTGCAATATCGATCGACCCGGGACTGATGAAGGCCGCTCACGCGCTGAGTTGCTCGTTACAAAAGAAGTTTCCGCTAACGTGGCAAAAGCTGTTGGAGGATTGTTGAGGCGGCATTTTCCTGTATTAAGGTGGTTAGGTGGATGGCGCGTCCGATTTCCTGTTTGTTTGAAGAAGTGCAAGAAATGAATCGCCATGGTTTTGCCCGAAGCAACTGTATGACGAAGCAACTCCGCAGCTCGAAATCGGGTGATGCTCAGAGTGCAGACGTCGTCAGATCTTGGCAGCGCAATAATAATGTAGGAACCCAAAATGTCTGCTTTTGCTGAAGTAGGAAGTTCTTGTCTTGACAATGATTGTAGGCGGGATGTCTCGACTTTTGACTGCAAGGCGGGAAGAGCATGCTCCATTCCTTTCACAACCATTCTCTCCGTCCGAATATCCGCCCATTGGGACGCAGCGACACCGcactcctcatcatccagaCTGTCTGCTCTTGGCGCAGCAAGAAGTTTGTTGAGCGCATCCAGATGTCCAACACGGATGAGATGCTCCGAACAGGCTCGGACCGCAGCGCTTGAAGACGCCGAATGACAGGCCCAAATGAGGGCTTCGCACGACCGAACACTCATCAGCTACGCAATGCGGTAGTGGTGATCAGCTTGGCTACCGGAGAGACCTCTATCCGCAGAAGGAGCAGCTCGGAAAGACGAAATACCATGGCAATTCGCCCAGACGACAAGTCTTCCTCGATGTACGGCAAACCCTGATCATTCTCCGGAGGGATAGGCTGTATTTCGCCTCAACCTTGCGCCATACCGGTCAAAGGCGAAGGGGATCGGAACAAGAGCGAGTGAGCAGAACCCAAGCAGGGAGGTTGCCCAACCCGTGCCCAAGCCTTCGTACATCTGGAGACCCTTCGTCAGTGTTGCAAGAGACATTGCAGGAGAAGCTGTCTTACCTGAACTGCAAACAGTGGAAAGATGAACGCAAACAGGTACCTCAGAAAGGTGTTCGACGACCATGCTGAGGCGCCGTATCTTGCACCATAGCAGTCTGTCAAGTACAGGCTGGCTGTTGTGAAGATCAACAGATTGCCACAGCCAAACAGCCCTTCTGCTATGACTGGTGCTATCCAGTGCACTGAGGGGCGGGCTGTCCAGCCAAAGAGAAATAGTGACGCTGGCAGCAAAGGTGCACCAATCTTTGCAATCAGCAGTCGATGCTCGGGCGGCAATTTGGAACCTCCTTCTTGTTTCAAGGCCTCCAGATCGCGTGGCCACTTGACGACTGAGATGTACAGCATGATGCAAAGCCCTACGATTGTCCCCACAAGCTGGCCAAGGTACGTCAGACCGGTGCTGCCCAGACCGAACCCATAGACATTCTGGAAGACCCAGCTGAAGGCTGCAAAGAAGGCATTGAGGAGCCCGAAGTTGAAGGCAACGTAAAGATCGAACAGAGTCACGATCACCTCTGTGCAGAGCATGTGCAGGGGTCTGACAATTGTCTTCGTTGCAAAGAACTTGATCGTTTCTATCCTCGTCTTGTTGGCATGAGGCAAGTCCGGCCCTTCGATCCCCAATGCCTTGGCTCGACGGCTCAGGATGACTGCTTTGTACGTTTCCTTCATTCCCAGTGTGAGACCCAGAACGAAAGCCATGCCGAAGAGTATGACCCATTGCGTCCAGCGCCAGGACATCTCAATGGTAACATATCCACCGATCAATGGTCCCAAAGCTGGACCGACTTGGACCATGCTGATGAACATGGCCATCGGAACAGCGCGTTTTTCCGGAGGCCAAATGTCGGAGAGTGTGCCAGTTCCAATGCTGAGGCCCGGACTCGAGAATAGCCCTGCGAAGAAGCGACATACGATCAACGAAGCGATGCCCTCGGAGAATCCGGCACCTAACGTGAAAGCTGCCGACTGAGAGAACAGGACGTTAGGTTTTTCCACGGTCACCAATGGCAGTCTCAACTTACAATGGGCAATGCCGAGAGGTACACTACTTCCCGGCCATAGGTCTCACTCAGGGGAGCTGCCAGTACGGGACCGAAACTCAAGCCCAACAAGTAAAATACGAATGGCAGCAGAGCGACTTCTCGGTTCACGCCAAAGTCTGACATGACCTCCATGTGGCCAGGAGTGTACACCGATGATCCAAAAGGGCTATCGGTCCAATTAGTTCCGCAGATGGAGACAGAACCATTGGCATGAAGGGAACACTGACCAGAGGAATGCTATGCTTGTTGGTATCAGACTGTGATACAGACGTTTCGCCAGTGACCAGTTCTGCGGATTTGCTTCATCCTGCGGGCCATCCCACTCTTTCGCACTCTTGGGAGGCGTAACTTTTTCCGAATCCCAGTCAGATCCCATTGCTATCGGCACAGCATGTATCGTTGAGTGTCCAGCTCATAAGATGGGCCACGCATAACTCAGAGTTGTTCGGGATCGTGAAAGGGATCGTCAATGTCGTCACTCAAGCAACACACGTCGACAAGATAAGATTCTGTAGCGCGTGCTTCGCGTGCAGAATGCCGTACCTTAATAATTCGCGTCCAGCGCATCTAGCGCGCATAGCACAGGCATATAGCCGTGTAATGCTATCGTATATTTCGACACATCGAGCAGCCATACACGTCATTAGATCTCACCGACCCATTGGAATTTCTGAGTGCATTGTCCAAATGCAGTGCATGTCGTTGGGATGCGTCGATTGCAGTGCGCATATCTCTTACTGTCTTTCGCAAAATTGCAAACCATTCCTTGATCGTTAGACATGTCGGACACAGAAGAACGTCTGAAAAGCCTATGGGCAGAAGTCCTTGGTCGGGGGACTACAGATCTGAACAGCGAGAGCAATTGGTTCGAAGTTGGAGGCGACAGCGTGCTCGCCATCAGGCTAGTGAATTCGGCGGGCCAAAATGGCATACATCTGTCCAACCAGGCTGTCTTCGACGCTCCCACGCTATCGGGAATGGCCAAGGCCGCAACGCAGAAAAGCGTTGGTTCGGACGGAGGAGAGCCCGACAAATCGCAAGCACTGGGAGCAGCTGGACTCATGCAGCAGTGGGACATTATCAAAACTTGCCTGGAGCAGACTGGGATCGAGAACCATGAATTGGAAGACATTGCTCCTTGTGCAGGATTTCAGGAAGAACTGATGCGTGCAACGAACGACACTGGCATCTTCATGATACAAGTGATCTTTAATGCTGGGAACGAGAAGAGCATCTCGAGAGCCAAGACGGTCATCGATCGTATTGTCCAGAGCAATAGTATCTTCCGCACAAGGGTTGTACAGCACGAACAAGACTTCTATCAGGTTGTGGTGAAGAAACCAATCGAATGGACTGAGTTCGATGGCACActagaagcctataaagtCCAGGATGAGGCACGCAGGATTCATTACGGTGATCCTTTGATCAGACTAGCCGTGGTACGGGATCCTCACGGTCTTTACATAGTCTGGACGAAAAGCCACGCTGCGTACGATCGCTGGAGTCGATACGAACTCATGAATGACCTCGAAGCTGGATTTCTAAACCCTGCAGCATTTCTTGAAAACTCAAAACGCCCGGACTTTCGAAGTTTTGTCGATGGTACATTGGCAGGGAATGCAGAAGAAAGCATGCAGTTCTGGCAGAATCGATTGAAAGGTGTGGAGAAGTTCGATTTATTGTTCCCGGAGAGCAAGCAACGCGACTACATGTCGTCAAAGACGGATCGATTGCGCACGCGAATCGTGGCATGTCCGAAACCCAAAGGACGAGTGGGTCTCGATGCAATCAACACGGTAGGATCTGCTCTGTTGCTTGCCAACGAGTCAGGTCTTGACGATGTTTTCTTTATGCAAGTCCGAAGCTGTCGACAACTGCCCATCGACGGCATTGACAGTATCATCGGACCTCTGTGGACGCCTTGTCCAATCAGACGGAAATTGAAAGCCGATACCACCTTGCAAAGTCTCCTTGAAGAAGTGTCGGAAGAGGCCAACCAGGCGATCCCCCATGAAGCCTTTGGCTCAATAGCAACGCTTCAACATTTTGGTCATCGACGGTTTTATCAATTCGTGACGATGATGCAGCCACCGAAGACCGCAAACTTCGATGCAGATTTGAAGACGAGAGACGAAGACGGAGAGAACTTGTCACTGAAGGTGTGCGAAACAACCCAGACTCGCAATTTCTTTGGCTTCTACCTTATGCAGAATCCCATCAAGGACGACAAACTGGAGATGTGGGTGCGATATGACGATACGTTTCTCAGCCCAGAGCGTGTAGAAGAATTGATGGACAAGTATTGCAAGGTTTTGGAGACCTTTAACAACAATGACTGGAACGAGATCACAGTTGCAGATATCTGCCCCCATATTCGCACGTCAAGCAGCCGTCAAGCACCAGAACTCGACTCAACAGATGCTCCTTCAACGCTCGCAGGAATCTTTCACCAACCTTCGAAGTCGCCAGCGCTTATCATACCGGGTGAGGAGTCTTTGACTTCCTCGCACGAAGATCTCCAGCGGGTCGTGGAAGATATGCAGAAGGAGCTTGCGAATTTTGGTGTGGCCCGTGGGTCAGCAGTTTCAATCGCTCTGCCGAACTCAATGGAGTTGATCGTTGCGTTTTGGCTGCCTCGTGGCAAGGTGCTATAGCAGCGCCTCTCAATCCAGCCTACAAGCAAGACGAGTTCGAATTTTACATTGATGATCTTGGCTCTGCGGTTGCGGTCATTCCTCGGGGCTCTTACGAAGAAGACGGCCCTGCTGTACATGCAGCGAGAAAGTACAAAGCCGCGATTGCGGAAGTATATTGGGATGCAGCTTCCAACAAAATCGTGTTCGACGTTAAAGAAAAGGGCAAACTGGAGTCCGACGATAGTGAAGAGAGAGAAGTCCTGACAGCTCAGGAAGATGATGTTGCTCTGGTATTGCACACATCTGGCACCACTGACAGGCCCAAAGCTGTGCCTCTGACGCATTCCAATCTGCTGGCCTCAATTCGCAACATCTGTCGTACCTACGCCTTGAGGCCTGACGACCGCACGATGCTCATCATGCCACTATTCCATGTACACGGTTTGCTCGCATCGTTTCTCTCTCCGCTCTATTCGGGAGGCTCAGCCGTGGTGCCTCAGCGACTGACTCCAGAATTCTGGAAATACTTTGAGGAGCATGGTGCAACATGGTACACCGCTACACCTTCCATGCATCGGGTGATCTTGTCTTTTCCCAAGCCTGTAAAGAGCGTCGTGCAGAAGATTCGTTTCATACGATCATGCAGCTCCCAATTGTCCGAGAGTTGGTTCAAATCAATGAGTGAGAGATTCGAAGGAGTTCCCATAGTGGAATCATATGCAATGACGGAAGCTAGCCATCTCATGACCTCAAACCCGTTGACCCTCGGAGAGCAGATGCCAGGCAGCGTGGGGCAAGCAGCCGAAGGCGTCGAGGTAAAGATCTTGGGCCAGGACGATGATAATGAGGTCAAGCAAGGAGAAGTCGGCGAAGTCTGCATCCAAGGCGAAAATGTGACAAAAGGATACCTTAACAACCCTGACGCGAACAAGTCCTCATTCACAGAAAGCGGCTTTTTCCGAACAGGAGATCAAGGAAAACTGGACGAGAACGGCTTCCTCTTTCTCACAGGGCGCCTGAAAGAGCTGATCAATAAAGGTGGAGAGAACATTTCCCCTGTCGAGCTCGACAACGTAATCAATAAGCACGAAGATATCGTAGAAGCTGTCAGCTTCGCTATCGACGACGAAGCTTATGACCAGGATGTAGGCTGTGCCGTGAAAGCTGCTGAAGGGAAAGACTTGAAAGAGGATGATCTGAAGAAGTGGATCGCAGAGCGAGTGGCTGCTTTCAAGGTTCCGAAGAAGATTTGGCTTACTGACGAGATACCCAAGACGGCTACTGGAAAGGTGCAGAGGAAGCTGGTGGCTGAGAAAATGGTCAATGGCTAGTTGAAGGTCAAGGACGAGACCAGTGCACGACTGCGTCTGTGCGGTTCCGTCCAGAAGTCCAGAGTGCGCTCCAAGACTCAGTTCGACACTTGCGTTGACTGATCTCACACGACGAAGCTCAGCTCACGATCACTCTAACACGGTCCATATTCCATGCCAGAGCGATGTCAGTCCTAGTGTTTCCCTCACGATGCGATGCAACGCGGACACCAGCAAAGTAGAGCCCAGGCTCCTCGTAAACATGCGAGAACTGAACACTGAGCGCCTGGCTGACTTCGAGGTCCTTCTTGGCATATTCACCAGTTCCATACGCATCCCACTCGAGCGCGACAATTTGGTCAAGACCAGTAGGAACTTCGGCCTCCACATTGAATTCGATACGTCCTCCAGATTTGACCTCAGCACGCTTCGTCCCATTCACGAGAAGCTCAACCAGCGGCTGAATGCCCTTGCGTTCGGAAGCAGCGCTCGGTATCCTGACCTGCCCATCCTCGACAGTATAGTTTGTAGGCGTCGGAGGCTCAATACCGTATTCGACCCAAGCACTCAAATCTTGCAGATGTTGCTCGTATAAACCAGTCCAGTCCACGAGCCGCTTTGTAAATGGAGCACCAAGTCTATACATGGCATGATCCGCATTCTCGCCAAAGTAGAGACGATAGTGATCTTCGATGCCTCCTTTCGCTTTGGCCACCTGTTTGGAGTACCAGTCCGCATGCCACGGAAAGGCATCAAAGTCGAGCAAATTTTGTAGAGCAATTGCCTTCATGGTGATGTTGCCTGTGTGA
This genomic interval from Cercospora beticola chromosome 7, complete sequence contains the following:
- a CDS encoding uncharacterized protein (SMCOG1127:condensation domain-containing protein~antiSMASH:Cluster_3), which encodes MSDTEERLKSLWAEVLGRGTTDLNSESNWFEVGGDSVLAIRLVNSAGQNGIHLSNQAVFDAPTLSGMAKAATQKSVGSDGGEPDKSQALGAAGLMQQWDIIKTCLEQTGIENHELEDIAPCAGFQEELMRATNDTGIFMIQVIFNAGNEKSISRAKTVIDRIVQSNSIFRTRVVQHEQDFYQVVVKKPIEWTEFDGTLEAYKVQDEARRIHYGDPLIRLAVVRDPHGLYIVWTKSHAAYDRWSRYELMNDLEAGFLNPAAFLENSKRPDFRSFVDGTLAGNAEESMQFWQNRLKGVEKFDLLFPESKQRDYMSSKTDRLRTRIVACPKPKGRVGLDAINTVGSALLLANESGLDDVFFMQVRSCRQLPIDGIDSIIGPLWTPCPIRRKLKADTTLQSLLEEVSEEANQAIPHEAFGSIATLQHFGHRRFYQFVTMMQPPKTANFDADLKTRDEDGENLSLKVCETTQTRNFFGFYLMQNPIKDDKLEMWVRYDDTFLSPERVEELMDKYCKVLETFNNNDWNEITVADICPHIRTSSSRQAPELDSTDAPSTLAGIFHQPSKSPALIIPGEESLTSSHEDLQRVVEDMQKELANFGVARAIAAPLNPAYKQDEFEFYIDDLGSAVAVIPRGSYEEDGPAVHAARKYKAAIAEVYWDAASNKIVFDVKEKGKLESDDSEEREVLTAQEDDVALVLHTSGTTDRPKAVPLTHSNLLASIRNICRTYALRPDDRTMLIMPLFHVHGLLASFLSPLYSGGSAVVPQRLTPEFWKYFEEHGATWYTATPSMHRVILSFPKPVKSVVQKIRFIRSCSSQLSESWFKSMSERFEGVPIVESYAMTEASHLMTSNPLTLGEQMPGSVGQAAEGVEVKILGQDDDNEVKQGEVGEVCIQGENVTKGYLNNPDANKSSFTESGFFRTGDQGKLDENGFLFLTGRLKELINKGGENISPVELDNVINKHEDIVEAVSFAIDDEAYDQDVGCAVKAAEGKDLKEDDLKKWIAERVAAFKVPKKIWLTDEIPKTATGKVQRKLVAEKMVNG